A section of the Microbacterium sp. MM2322 genome encodes:
- the whiA gene encoding DNA-binding protein WhiA, which produces MPLTADVKTELTSVRDPRPTARVAELTTILRFSGGLHSIAGRVAVEAEVETDVLARRVARDLVEIYGVRPELAHVQSSGGRTANLVAVRVIEGGETLARQTGLLDNRRRPVRGLPNKLTTGARPDLAAVWRGAFLAAGTLSDPGRSAALEVACPSGEAAMALVGAAHRLGIAAKAREVRGVPRVVVRDGEAIRATLLMMGAQKTAAAWEEMRQRREVRAGVNRLVNFDDANLRRSAQAAVAACARVERALEILGDTVPDHLKQAGDLRLAHRDASLDELGHHADPPLTKDAVAGRIRRLLAMADKKAAQDGIPDTESAVPAGLED; this is translated from the coding sequence GTGCCGCTGACTGCTGACGTGAAGACGGAACTCACTTCGGTCCGTGATCCCCGCCCCACGGCTCGCGTCGCAGAGCTGACCACGATCCTCCGGTTCTCGGGCGGACTGCACTCCATCGCCGGCCGCGTGGCCGTCGAGGCGGAGGTGGAAACCGACGTCCTGGCCCGCCGGGTGGCTCGCGACCTCGTCGAGATCTACGGGGTCCGCCCGGAGCTCGCCCACGTGCAATCCTCCGGTGGCCGCACCGCCAACCTCGTCGCCGTTCGTGTCATCGAAGGCGGCGAGACGCTCGCTCGACAGACCGGTCTGCTGGACAACCGCCGCCGCCCTGTGCGCGGTTTGCCGAACAAGCTGACCACGGGCGCGCGCCCCGACCTCGCGGCCGTGTGGCGGGGAGCGTTCCTCGCTGCCGGAACGCTGTCGGACCCTGGCCGATCCGCGGCCCTCGAGGTCGCCTGCCCCTCCGGAGAGGCCGCGATGGCGCTGGTGGGGGCCGCACATCGGCTCGGAATCGCGGCCAAGGCCCGCGAGGTGCGCGGCGTTCCCCGCGTCGTCGTCCGCGACGGCGAAGCGATTCGCGCGACGCTTCTCATGATGGGCGCTCAGAAGACCGCCGCCGCCTGGGAAGAGATGCGCCAACGCCGCGAGGTGCGCGCCGGAGTGAATCGTCTCGTCAACTTCGACGATGCCAACCTCCGACGCTCCGCGCAGGCCGCCGTCGCCGCATGTGCGCGGGTCGAGCGCGCGCTCGAGATCCTCGGCGACACCGTCCCCGACCACCTCAAGCAGGCGGGCGACCTCCGCCTCGCACATCGCGACGCGAGTCTCGACGAGCTCGGTCACCACGCAGACCCGCCCCTGACGAAGGATGCCGTGGCGGGCCGCATCCGTCGTCTTCTCGCCATGGCCGACAAGAAGGCCGCCCAGGACGGGATCCCTGACACGGAGTCCGCCGTCCCCGCCGGCCTCGAAGACTGA
- a CDS encoding Fe-Mn family superoxide dismutase: protein MAKYTLPELPYDYSALEPSISGKIMELHHSKHHQAYVTGANTALEQLAEARETGNLANVNKLEKDLAFNLGGHVNHSIFWTNLAPASQGGGGEPEGELRAAIDEFFGGFDKFQAHFTAAATGIQGSGWAVLSWDPIGEQLIIQQLFDQQSNTAQGTVPIFQLDMWEHAFYLDYLNVKADYVKAAWNIANWQNVAKRLDAAREKTAGLL from the coding sequence ATGGCGAAGTACACCCTGCCTGAGCTCCCGTACGACTACTCCGCGCTCGAGCCGAGCATCAGCGGCAAGATCATGGAGCTTCACCACTCGAAGCACCACCAGGCGTACGTCACGGGAGCGAACACCGCCCTCGAGCAGCTTGCCGAAGCGCGTGAAACCGGCAACCTGGCGAACGTCAACAAGCTGGAGAAGGACCTCGCGTTCAACCTCGGCGGACACGTCAACCACTCGATCTTCTGGACCAACCTGGCTCCGGCGTCGCAGGGTGGCGGTGGCGAGCCCGAGGGTGAGCTCCGCGCTGCGATCGACGAGTTCTTCGGCGGCTTCGACAAGTTCCAGGCTCACTTCACCGCCGCCGCCACCGGCATCCAGGGCTCCGGCTGGGCCGTCCTCAGCTGGGACCCGATCGGCGAGCAGCTCATCATCCAGCAGCTGTTCGACCAGCAGTCGAACACGGCTCAGGGCACCGTTCCGATCTTCCAGCTCGACATGTGGGAGCACGCCTTCTACCTCGACTACCTCAACGTCAAGGCGGACTACGTCAAGGCGGCGTGGAACATCGCCAACTGGCAGAACGTCGCGAAGCGTCTCGACGCCGCTCGCGAGAAGACGGCCGGCCTGCTCTAG
- the gap gene encoding type I glyceraldehyde-3-phosphate dehydrogenase: MSVKIGINGFGRIGRNFLRAALAQGADLEIVAVNDLTDNKSLAHLLKYDSVGGRLDADVSYTEDSITVNGKTIKVFEERDPANLPWGDLGVDIVIESTGRFTKAADAKKHIAGGAKKVIISAPGTDVDGTFVMGVNDGTYDSATMHVISNASCTTNCLAPIAKVFNDNFGIERGFMMTAHAYTADQNLQDGPHSDLHRARAAAINIVPAATGAAKAIGHVLPELNGKLSGSSYRVPVPTGSIVDLTVVTPTEGLTVEAVNAAFEKAASEGELVGFLKYNSDAIVSSDIQLDPHSSVFDAGLTNVSGNLVKISSWYDNEWGYSNRLVDLTELVASKL; encoded by the coding sequence GTGTCTGTCAAGATCGGCATCAACGGCTTCGGCCGTATCGGACGCAACTTCCTCCGCGCGGCACTCGCGCAGGGAGCTGACCTGGAGATCGTGGCGGTGAACGACCTCACCGACAACAAGAGCCTCGCGCACCTCCTCAAGTACGACTCGGTCGGTGGACGACTCGACGCCGACGTCTCGTACACGGAGGACTCGATCACCGTCAACGGCAAGACCATCAAGGTCTTCGAAGAGCGCGACCCCGCCAACCTTCCCTGGGGCGACCTGGGCGTCGACATCGTCATCGAGTCGACCGGTCGGTTCACCAAGGCTGCTGACGCCAAGAAGCACATCGCCGGCGGTGCGAAGAAGGTCATCATCTCGGCGCCCGGCACCGACGTCGACGGCACGTTCGTCATGGGCGTCAACGACGGCACGTACGACTCCGCGACGATGCACGTCATCTCCAACGCGTCCTGCACCACGAACTGCCTCGCCCCGATCGCCAAGGTCTTCAACGACAACTTCGGCATCGAGCGCGGCTTCATGATGACGGCTCACGCCTACACCGCCGACCAGAACCTCCAGGACGGCCCGCACAGCGACCTGCACCGTGCGCGCGCCGCGGCGATCAACATCGTCCCGGCCGCCACCGGTGCCGCCAAGGCGATCGGTCACGTGCTGCCCGAGCTCAACGGCAAGCTCAGCGGCTCGTCGTACCGCGTGCCCGTGCCCACCGGCTCGATCGTCGACCTCACCGTCGTCACCCCGACCGAGGGCCTGACCGTCGAGGCCGTCAACGCCGCGTTCGAGAAGGCGGCCTCCGAGGGCGAACTCGTCGGCTTCCTGAAGTACAACTCCGACGCCATCGTGTCGAGCGACATCCAGCTCGACCCGCACTCGTCGGTCTTCGATGCAGGTCTCACCAACGTGTCGGGCAACCTCGTCAAGATCTCGTCCTGGTACGACAACGAGTGGGGCTACTCGAACCGCCTCGTCGACCTCACCGAGCTCGTCGCCAGCAAGCTCTGA
- a CDS encoding phosphoglycerate kinase: protein MALRTLDSLGSLAGKRVIVRVDFNVPLKDGVITDDGRVRAAIPTLRALVEQGARVVAVSHLGRPDGAPDAKYSLAPVATRLAELLDQSVAFASDTVGDSARDTVAGLADGQVAVLENLRFNAGETAKDDATRRGFAEELAALGDVLVSDGFGVVHRKQASVYDLAELLPSAAGLLIEKEVDVLDRLTERPERPYAVVLGGSKVSDKLGVIEHLLPRVDKILVGGGMLFTFLAAQGHKVGKSLLEVDQLDTVRRYMETARERGVELILPVDAVMAAGFAADADHVVASADALEDTDFGADGMGLDIGPKTAELFADAIRSAKTVFWNGPMGVFEMPAFAAGTKTVAQSLTEVDGLSVVGGGDSAAAVRQLGFRDDQFGHISTGGGASLEFLEGKKLPGLEILGWEA from the coding sequence ATGGCTCTGCGCACCCTCGATTCGCTGGGTTCGCTCGCAGGCAAGCGCGTCATCGTCCGTGTTGACTTCAACGTCCCCCTGAAGGACGGCGTCATCACGGACGATGGCCGTGTGCGTGCGGCGATCCCCACGCTCCGCGCGTTGGTCGAGCAGGGGGCGCGCGTTGTCGCTGTCTCCCACCTCGGCCGTCCCGACGGAGCGCCCGACGCGAAGTACAGCCTCGCACCTGTGGCGACGCGTCTCGCCGAGCTCCTGGACCAGTCCGTTGCGTTCGCGAGCGACACCGTCGGTGACTCGGCGCGGGACACCGTCGCCGGCCTTGCCGACGGGCAGGTCGCCGTCCTCGAGAACCTCCGCTTCAACGCCGGCGAGACCGCGAAGGATGACGCGACTCGTCGTGGCTTCGCGGAAGAGCTCGCCGCCCTCGGCGACGTCCTCGTCTCCGACGGTTTCGGCGTCGTGCACCGCAAGCAGGCGTCGGTTTACGACCTCGCCGAATTGCTGCCGTCCGCAGCGGGTCTTCTCATCGAGAAGGAGGTCGACGTCCTCGACCGCCTGACCGAGCGTCCGGAGCGCCCTTACGCCGTCGTCCTGGGCGGCTCGAAGGTCAGCGACAAGCTCGGCGTCATCGAGCACCTGCTGCCGCGCGTGGACAAGATCCTCGTCGGCGGGGGGATGCTCTTCACCTTCCTTGCGGCCCAGGGCCACAAGGTGGGCAAGAGCCTTCTCGAAGTCGACCAGCTCGACACGGTCCGCCGGTACATGGAGACCGCGCGCGAGCGTGGTGTCGAGCTGATCCTGCCCGTGGACGCCGTCATGGCTGCCGGTTTCGCTGCCGACGCCGACCACGTCGTTGCGTCAGCCGATGCCCTCGAGGACACCGATTTCGGTGCCGACGGAATGGGTCTCGATATCGGACCGAAGACGGCCGAACTATTCGCTGACGCGATCCGCAGTGCGAAGACGGTCTTCTGGAATGGCCCGATGGGCGTCTTCGAGATGCCGGCCTTCGCGGCGGGCACGAAGACGGTCGCGCAGTCGCTGACCGAGGTCGACGGCCTGTCGGTCGTGGGCGGCGGCGACTCCGCCGCGGCCGTTCGTCAGCTGGGCTTCCGCGATGACCAGTTCGGCCACATCTCCACCGGTGGTGGAGCCAGCCTCGAGTTCCTCGAGGGTAAGAAGCTGCCCGGATTGGAGATCCTCGGATGGGAAGCGTGA
- the tpiA gene encoding triose-phosphate isomerase yields MGSVTRKPLIAGNWKMNLDHLQAVAFVQKLHWTLKDAAHETASVEVAVFPPFTDIRTVQTLIDADKIPFALGAQDLSTKDSGAYTGEVSGAFLKKLDAQYVIIGHSERREYHAESDDVVAAKVQAALRHGLVPVICVGETLEQREESGPTAVSVAQLRAALVGVPADADVVVAYEPVWAIGTGQVASPEQAQEVCAALRTVISESLGDAAAERTRILYGGSVKSGNIASFMREPDVDGALVGGASLLADEFAAIIRYQKHVGV; encoded by the coding sequence ATGGGAAGCGTGACCCGCAAGCCGCTCATCGCCGGAAACTGGAAGATGAACCTCGACCACCTCCAGGCGGTCGCGTTCGTCCAGAAGTTGCACTGGACGCTGAAGGATGCCGCACACGAGACCGCTTCGGTCGAGGTTGCGGTGTTCCCTCCGTTCACCGACATCCGGACGGTGCAGACCCTCATCGACGCCGACAAGATCCCGTTCGCCCTCGGCGCGCAGGACCTGTCGACGAAGGACTCCGGTGCCTACACCGGCGAGGTCTCGGGAGCATTCCTGAAGAAGCTCGACGCCCAGTACGTCATCATCGGTCACTCCGAGCGCCGTGAGTACCACGCCGAGTCCGACGACGTCGTGGCCGCGAAGGTCCAGGCCGCGCTTCGACACGGCCTCGTTCCGGTCATCTGCGTCGGTGAAACGCTCGAGCAGCGAGAGGAGTCCGGCCCGACGGCCGTGTCCGTCGCACAGCTGCGCGCTGCTCTCGTCGGCGTCCCCGCGGACGCTGACGTGGTGGTCGCGTACGAGCCCGTCTGGGCCATCGGCACCGGACAGGTCGCATCGCCCGAGCAGGCGCAGGAGGTCTGTGCGGCACTTCGCACCGTGATCTCCGAGTCGCTGGGGGATGCCGCGGCCGAGCGCACCCGCATCCTGTACGGCGGATCGGTGAAGTCGGGCAACATCGCCAGCTTCATGCGCGAGCCCGACGTCGATGGTGCCCTTGTCGGCGGAGCGAGCCTCCTCGCCGACGAGTTCGCTGCCATCATCCGCTACCAGAAGCACGTCGGCGTGTGA
- the secG gene encoding preprotein translocase subunit SecG — protein sequence MDILQLVLQVLLGLTSLLLTLLILLHKGRGGGLSDMFGGGMSSAMGSSGLAERNLNRFTVVLALVWFVSIVALGLITKFQSI from the coding sequence GTGGACATCCTCCAGCTTGTGCTGCAGGTCCTGCTGGGACTCACCAGCCTCCTGCTCACGCTCCTCATCCTCTTGCACAAGGGACGCGGCGGCGGCCTCTCCGACATGTTCGGCGGCGGCATGAGTTCGGCCATGGGCTCCTCGGGCCTCGCTGAGCGCAACCTCAACCGCTTCACCGTCGTGCTCGCCCTCGTCTGGTTCGTCTCGATCGTGGCCCTCGGCCTCATCACGAAGTTCCAGAGCATCTGA
- a CDS encoding RNA polymerase-binding protein RbpA → MATGGNAIRGTRVGAGPMGEQDHGHHADRVAVSYWDAHGNETVRYFAAGISEEEIPETIDSPHSGLPAGRDKANPPALAKNEPYKTHLAYVKERRTDEEAESILGDALQQLRDRRGQS, encoded by the coding sequence ATGGCCACGGGGGGAAACGCCATTCGTGGCACCCGCGTGGGCGCGGGGCCGATGGGGGAGCAGGATCACGGCCACCACGCTGACCGCGTAGCGGTGTCCTACTGGGATGCGCACGGCAATGAGACGGTCCGGTACTTCGCTGCCGGCATCTCGGAGGAGGAGATCCCCGAGACGATCGATTCGCCTCACTCCGGGCTCCCCGCAGGTCGCGACAAGGCGAACCCGCCCGCGCTCGCGAAGAACGAGCCCTACAAGACCCACTTGGCTTACGTGAAGGAACGGCGCACGGACGAGGAAGCCGAATCGATCCTCGGTGACGCTCTCCAGCAGCTCCGCGATCGGCGCGGCCAGAGCTGA
- the pgl gene encoding 6-phosphogluconolactonase, whose translation MSEFRAEKRVVVSPDARALAEGVAKRFFQRISSRATDGKTTHVLLTGGTSGTAVLQAAGESDARHDVDWSKVHFWWGDERFVPSNDPARNENAARKAFLSRIDVPEANIHPIAAADSGRTHDEAAADYADELATFGTEEQAWPRFTVTFLGVGSDGHIASLFPDRSEIADTDHAVLAVRESPVPPSERITLTRPVINSSRRVWLVLPGTDKASALGLALAGASYHSVPAAGAKGRKQTVFFVDEAAAQGVPEELIDPEF comes from the coding sequence ATGTCGGAGTTCCGCGCGGAGAAGCGCGTCGTCGTCAGTCCGGATGCCCGGGCACTGGCCGAAGGTGTCGCGAAGCGCTTCTTCCAACGGATCTCGTCACGCGCGACCGACGGGAAGACGACGCATGTCCTTCTCACCGGTGGCACGTCGGGAACAGCGGTCCTGCAGGCCGCCGGCGAGAGCGACGCACGTCACGACGTCGACTGGTCGAAGGTTCATTTCTGGTGGGGCGACGAGCGATTCGTTCCCTCGAACGATCCGGCCCGCAACGAGAACGCCGCAAGGAAGGCGTTCCTGTCGCGCATCGATGTCCCGGAGGCGAACATCCACCCGATCGCCGCTGCCGACAGCGGTCGCACGCACGACGAAGCAGCCGCCGATTACGCCGACGAGCTCGCGACGTTCGGAACCGAGGAGCAGGCCTGGCCACGATTCACGGTGACGTTCCTCGGCGTCGGATCGGACGGCCACATCGCGTCACTCTTCCCCGATCGGAGCGAGATCGCGGACACCGACCATGCCGTCCTCGCCGTGCGCGAGTCGCCGGTCCCGCCATCCGAGCGCATCACCCTGACCCGCCCGGTGATCAACTCGTCCCGCCGAGTGTGGCTCGTCCTTCCGGGTACCGACAAGGCGTCCGCCCTGGGGCTCGCTCTCGCCGGCGCCAGCTACCACTCCGTGCCCGCCGCGGGAGCGAAGGGTCGCAAGCAAACGGTCTTCTTCGTCGATGAGGCCGCTGCGCAGGGAGTTCCGGAAGAACTGATAGACCCCGAGTTCTAA
- a CDS encoding glucose-6-phosphate dehydrogenase assembly protein OpcA: protein MIVDLPDTTVSTIAKKLVSVREEGGAAALGRVLTLVIVSTGGFDEEAIDAANAASREHPMRVIVLVVEPDAPTGLDAQIRVGGDAGASEVVVLRARGAAAGNQESLVNGLLLPDAPVVAWWPEDPPVDVAESPIGRMAQRRITDASTKPIAHDRLAQLGSIYAPGDTDLAWTRLTNWREQLAAVLDQPPFEPVTAVTVVGAGSSPSTGLLAAWLRLKLDVAVEWHYTDSNEWAHGIRSVTLSRASGDIVLERTSATDATLTQPGQPTHDIVLPRRSLRECLAEELRRLDPDLLYGRVITEGWELLDPPTR from the coding sequence ATGATCGTCGATCTGCCCGACACCACGGTGTCCACGATCGCGAAGAAGCTCGTGAGCGTGCGCGAAGAGGGCGGCGCTGCCGCCCTCGGTCGCGTGCTCACGCTGGTGATCGTCTCGACCGGAGGATTCGACGAGGAAGCGATCGACGCCGCCAATGCGGCCTCTCGTGAGCACCCGATGCGGGTCATCGTGCTCGTCGTCGAGCCCGACGCTCCGACGGGCCTCGATGCCCAGATCCGCGTGGGCGGCGACGCCGGCGCGAGCGAGGTCGTCGTGCTCCGTGCCCGCGGTGCCGCGGCCGGCAACCAGGAGAGCCTCGTCAACGGCCTCCTGCTGCCCGACGCACCCGTGGTCGCCTGGTGGCCGGAAGACCCGCCTGTCGACGTGGCGGAGTCCCCCATCGGGCGGATGGCGCAACGACGGATCACGGATGCCTCGACCAAGCCGATCGCGCACGACCGTCTCGCCCAGCTCGGTTCCATCTACGCCCCCGGCGACACCGACCTCGCGTGGACGCGTCTCACGAACTGGCGCGAACAGCTCGCCGCTGTCCTGGACCAGCCCCCGTTCGAGCCCGTCACGGCGGTCACGGTCGTCGGTGCCGGCAGCTCCCCCTCGACGGGGCTGTTGGCCGCGTGGTTGCGCCTGAAGTTGGATGTCGCCGTCGAGTGGCATTACACCGACTCGAACGAGTGGGCCCACGGCATCCGTTCGGTCACACTGTCGCGTGCGTCCGGTGACATCGTCCTCGAACGCACCAGTGCGACCGACGCGACGCTCACCCAGCCCGGTCAGCCCACGCACGACATCGTGCTGCCGCGTCGCTCGCTGCGCGAGTGCCTCGCGGAGGAGCTGCGCCGCCTCGATCCTGACCTCTTGTATGGTCGAGTGATCACCGAAGGGTGGGAGCTCCTCGACCCTCCCACGAGGTAG
- the zwf gene encoding glucose-6-phosphate dehydrogenase translates to MAAEISRGNNPLRDPGDRRLNRIAGPSALVIFGVTGDLSRKKLMPAVYDLANRGLLPPGFALVGFARRDWEDQDFAKVVYDAVRQHARTPFREETWNQLLQGIRFVQGEFDDPASFARLRETVEKLDTERGTMGNHAYYLSIPPKDFPVVARQLRDSGLVDETAKGDTWRRVVIEKPFGSDLQTARELNEALEVAFPADAIFRIDHYLGKETVQNILALRFANELYEPLWNANYVDHVQITMAEDIGVGGRAGYYDGIGAARDVIQNHLLQLLALTAMEEPISLDAEHLRAEKEKVLAAVTLPEDLATATARGQYAGGWQGGEEVTGFLDEDGMDPQSRTETYAAVKLEIATRRWNGVPFYLRTGKRLGRRVTEIAVVFKHTPPLLFLRSQALQLGQNALVIRIQPDEGVTLRFGSKVPGAGNEVRDVTMDFGYGHAFTESSPEAYERLILDVLLGDPPLFPRHEEVELSWRILDPIEEFWATQEEPLEQYSPGSWGPPSADELLARDGRVWRRP, encoded by the coding sequence ATGGCTGCTGAGATCTCGCGGGGGAACAACCCCCTCCGCGACCCTGGCGATCGCCGCCTGAACCGCATCGCGGGACCGAGCGCGCTCGTGATCTTCGGCGTGACGGGCGACCTGTCGCGTAAGAAGCTCATGCCTGCTGTGTACGATCTCGCCAACCGCGGCCTGCTGCCCCCGGGGTTCGCTCTGGTCGGATTCGCACGGCGCGATTGGGAGGATCAGGACTTCGCCAAGGTCGTCTACGACGCCGTGCGTCAGCATGCGCGGACGCCATTCCGCGAAGAGACGTGGAACCAGCTCCTGCAGGGCATCCGGTTCGTCCAGGGCGAGTTCGACGACCCGGCATCCTTCGCCCGACTCCGTGAGACGGTCGAGAAGCTCGACACCGAGCGCGGCACCATGGGTAACCACGCGTATTACCTGTCGATCCCGCCGAAGGACTTCCCCGTCGTGGCGCGTCAGCTGCGGGATTCCGGTCTCGTCGATGAAACGGCCAAGGGTGACACCTGGCGCCGCGTCGTCATCGAGAAGCCGTTCGGCAGCGACCTGCAGACCGCGCGCGAACTGAACGAGGCCCTCGAGGTCGCGTTCCCCGCCGACGCCATCTTCCGCATCGACCACTACCTCGGCAAGGAAACGGTCCAGAACATCCTGGCGCTGCGCTTCGCGAACGAGCTGTACGAGCCGCTGTGGAACGCGAACTACGTGGACCACGTCCAGATCACGATGGCCGAGGACATCGGCGTCGGCGGTCGGGCCGGGTACTACGACGGCATCGGCGCGGCTCGCGACGTCATCCAGAACCACCTGCTGCAGCTCCTCGCCCTCACCGCGATGGAAGAGCCGATCTCCCTCGACGCGGAACACCTCCGTGCCGAGAAGGAGAAGGTACTCGCCGCCGTCACGTTGCCCGAGGACCTCGCCACCGCCACCGCCCGCGGGCAGTACGCGGGTGGCTGGCAGGGCGGCGAAGAGGTGACCGGGTTCCTCGACGAAGACGGCATGGACCCGCAGTCTCGCACCGAGACCTACGCCGCCGTCAAGCTCGAGATCGCGACGCGTCGATGGAACGGCGTGCCGTTCTACCTGCGTACCGGCAAGCGTCTCGGTCGCCGCGTCACCGAGATCGCCGTCGTGTTCAAGCACACGCCCCCGCTGCTGTTCCTGCGTTCACAGGCCCTGCAGCTGGGGCAGAACGCCCTCGTCATCCGCATCCAGCCCGACGAGGGAGTGACGCTGCGTTTCGGCTCGAAGGTGCCCGGCGCCGGCAACGAAGTCCGCGACGTGACGATGGACTTCGGCTACGGCCACGCGTTCACCGAGTCGAGCCCCGAAGCCTACGAGCGACTCATCCTCGATGTGCTCCTGGGCGACCCGCCGCTGTTCCCACGTCACGAAGAGGTGGAGCTCTCGTGGCGCATCCTCGATCCGATCGAGGAGTTCTGGGCCACGCAGGAAGAACCGCTCGAGCAGTACTCCCCCGGTTCGTGGGGTCCCCCTTCGGCCGATGAGCTCTTGGCCCGCGACGGCCGCGTCTGGAGGCGCCCATGA
- the tal gene encoding transaldolase, translated as MSTPTEDLSAAGVSIWLDDLSRSRIDTGNLAQLIETRDVVGVTTNPSIFQAAIGNKEDDSYDAPLQALAGQGADVDTAIFEITTTDVRDAADIFRPVFDRTNGVDGRVSIEVSPDLAHDTDATVAQAKELWAKVDRPNTLIKIPATLAGLPAISAVLAEGISVNVTLIFSLERYAAVIDAYLEGVRRAKENGHDIATIHSVASFFVSRVDTEVDKRLEAIGTGEAAALKGKAGIANARLAYELFEKRFAESSAVELIAAGATVQRPLWASTGVKDPALPDTLYVTELVAPGTVNTMPEKTLEATFDHAKVTGDTVTGAYEDAHGVFDQLAEAGVDLVDVTQVLEDEGVEKFIVSWHDLQSTVQTALDSAR; from the coding sequence ATGAGCACCCCCACCGAGGACCTGTCCGCCGCCGGCGTCAGCATCTGGCTCGATGACCTCTCACGGTCGCGGATCGACACGGGCAACCTCGCCCAGTTGATCGAGACGCGCGACGTGGTCGGCGTCACCACCAACCCGTCGATCTTCCAGGCCGCCATCGGCAACAAGGAAGACGACTCCTACGACGCGCCCCTGCAGGCCCTCGCGGGCCAGGGCGCCGACGTCGATACCGCGATCTTCGAGATCACGACGACCGACGTGCGTGACGCCGCCGACATCTTCCGCCCGGTCTTCGACCGCACGAACGGCGTCGACGGACGCGTGTCGATCGAGGTCTCCCCCGATCTCGCTCACGACACCGACGCAACCGTCGCGCAGGCGAAGGAACTGTGGGCGAAAGTCGACCGACCGAACACGCTCATCAAGATCCCCGCGACGCTGGCCGGTCTGCCCGCGATCAGCGCGGTTCTCGCGGAGGGCATCTCGGTCAACGTCACGCTGATCTTCAGCCTCGAGCGCTACGCCGCGGTCATCGACGCCTACCTCGAGGGTGTGCGACGGGCCAAGGAGAACGGTCACGACATCGCGACGATCCACTCCGTCGCGTCGTTCTTCGTGTCGCGCGTCGACACGGAGGTCGACAAGCGCCTCGAGGCGATCGGCACCGGCGAGGCCGCTGCGCTGAAGGGCAAAGCCGGCATCGCGAACGCCCGCCTCGCCTACGAGCTGTTCGAGAAGCGCTTCGCAGAGTCGTCCGCGGTCGAGCTCATCGCGGCCGGTGCGACCGTGCAGCGGCCGCTGTGGGCTTCCACCGGCGTCAAGGACCCCGCACTCCCCGACACCCTGTACGTCACCGAGCTGGTCGCCCCGGGCACCGTCAACACGATGCCCGAGAAGACGCTCGAGGCCACCTTCGATCACGCCAAGGTGACGGGCGACACCGTCACGGGCGCGTACGAGGATGCGCACGGCGTCTTCGACCAGCTCGCCGAGGCCGGAGTCGACCTGGTCGACGTCACGCAGGTGCTCGAGGATGAGGGCGTCGAGAAGTTCATCGTTTCCTGGCACGACCTGCAGAGCACGGTGCAGACGGCTCTCGACAGCGCACGCTGA